Proteins encoded by one window of Primulina huaijiensis isolate GDHJ02 chromosome 1, ASM1229523v2, whole genome shotgun sequence:
- the LOC140991408 gene encoding probable histone H2A.1 — translation MAGRGKTLGSGSAKKAQSRSSKAGLQFPVGRIARFLKAGKYAERVGAGAPVYLAAVLEYLAAEVLELAGNAARDNKKTRIVPRHIQLAVRNDEELSKLLGDVTIANGGVMPNIHNLLLPKKTGGSSKTSADED, via the exons ATGGCTGGTCGGGGTAAGACACTCGGATCGGGGTCTGCGAAGAAAGCCCAGTCGAGAAGCAGCAAAGCGGGGCTCCAGTTTCCAGTCGGTCGTATCGCCCGTTTCCTCAAGGCCGGCAAGTACGCCGAACGTGTCGGAGCTGGGGCTCCGGTCTACCTCGCCGCGGTCCTTGAATACCTCGCTGCGGAG GTGCTGGAATTGGCTGGCAACGCCGCAAGGGATAACAAGAAGACAAGAATTGTGCCGAGGCACATTCAGCTGGCTGTGAGGAATGATGAAGAGCTGAGCAAACTCCTTGGAGATGTGACTATTGCCAATGGCGGAGTGATGCCCAACATTCACAACCTTTTGCTTCCGAAGAAGACTGGTGGATCATCGAAGACCTCTGCTGATGAAGATTAG